CAGAGTAGCTTGGCGGTTCTCAAAGGCAGTTTAGCTCCTAAAGGATGTGTGGTAAAACAAACTGCAGTTGCCGAAGTCATGAAACGGCATGCCGGCCCGGCCCGCTGCTTCAATACCGAAGAAGCCGCTGCCGAAGCCATATTTAAAGGTGAAGTTAAACATGGTGATGTCATCATCATTCGCTATGAAGGTCCTAAAGGCGGACCGGGCATGAGGGAAATGCTGACGGCTACCTCCTCTTTAGTAGGGATGGGACTTGGTGAATCGGTGGCTTTAGTAACGGACGGAAGGTTCTCCGGTGCCACCAGAGGCCCCTGTATCGGCCACGTTTCTCCGGAAGCAGCGGCCGGGGGACCATTAGCTATTGTCCAGGATGGGGATATCATTGCCATCGATATTCCCAATCGTTCTATCGAACTGAAGGTTTCTGAAGAGGAAAGGAAAAGACGTTTTGCTGGATTGGAACATCCTCAGCCTAAAATTACTGAAGGATACCTGGTCCGTTACGCCAGGGAAGTCAGTTCAGCTGATGAGGGAGCCATTTTAAAATAGCCTTCTCCTTACTTCCTTATCTCAGGCAAGCCCGACTAAAGTCAGGCTTGCCTGCTTTAACGATGATTATTGCTGAATGTTCCACGGTAATCGTTTGACGGCCACTAGCTATGGAAAATTTTAATTAGCGATTTGGGGAGGAAGAAGGGTGTCTTTATTCTTTATTGATATAGTTGGAGTTGAGGTTTTTTGGCCGGGATTGATAGTATTGGGCTTGCTGATTGGTTTTTTAACAGGACTGTTTGGAATTGGCGGGGGATTCTTAGTTACACCTTGTCTTAAAATTATCTTTGGCATTCCTTATCCGATTGCAGTAGGCTCCAGCTTAGCGCAAATACTGATCACGGGTTCTGTTTCCGCCTGGAAACACTGGAGAAACCAAAAGGTTGATGTTTTACTGGGGTTAATTATGGCGGGGGGTGCCCTTGTCGGTACGGAAATAGGAGTGCAATTGCTGGATTTATTAGGAACGAGAAGCTACTTGCTTGTTCATAGTAAAGAATTACCGGCTCTGGATTTAATCTTAAATATAATATTCTTCGTTTTGCTGGCGGGAGTTGGCTTTTGCACAGGGAAAGAAAGTTTTGGCTCTAACGCTAAAGAAGAGGTTGATTTAACTCTCCCTCATAAAATTCAATGCCTAAAAATACCGCCTCTCATTGCCTTGCCACAGTGTGGGATAACCTCCTTATCCATTTGGGTGCCTTTAATTTTAAGTGTCATGGTAGGGGTTTTTACCGGACTTCTTGGCATTGGCGGAGGTTTTATTAATTTACCCATATTAATATACATCCTTGGTGTTCCTACAGCTATTGCTGTAGGGAGCAGCAGTTTCCAGATCTTTTTTGCCTCCGGATATGGAGCAATTCGGCATATGTTGCAAGGTAACGTCGAATTGCTGCTGGTGGCCTTCTTCCTTATGGGTTCCCTGGTTGGGGTACAATTAGGCGTACGGGCTGCTAATCTGGTCGGCGGCAGAAACATTCGGCGCTATTATGTATTGGTAATTTCAGCAGGAATGCTGGTTGTTTTAGGGGATTTGCTGTCAAGTGTATTTCTGTAATCATGGATCTGATGTTCCTAAACCTCCCTCTGTATGGTAAAATGTAGGCAATATGGATGAGGGCGGTATATTAAGTATGCCATCTCCTACTATCTTCTCTGTATGACTTTACCATCAAGGTGACGTCCAGGCCTGGAAGGTAATTCGTAGGAAGGAGGGTATTAATATGTTTTTTCACAACTATAATCCATTGAATAATGTTGCCTTGTCAACCGTTGTCGCGGTACTACCCAGCATCATTCTTCTTTATTTGCTTGTTCTTCATCCTCACCAAAATAAAGAGGGAGATCGTGTACTTGGGATTAGGGCCCCTTATGCAGCTCTCGTCGCAGCCTTAACCGCTTTTGTTATTGCTGTTTTCATCATAGGAATGCCTGTGGCCCAAGCCGGAAGTGCATTTTTCTATGGTGCGGCCGCCGGTGTTTTCCCGCTGGGGTGGGCCTTTTTGGCATTGTTCTTTTTCTATTACACTACACAAGCCGGAGGCGGGCTCCAGATCTTCAAGGATTCGCTTATCTCCCTGGCGTCCGACCGTCGTCTGCAGGTTTTGCTTATTGCTTTTTCTTTCGGAGCCTTTATCGATGGCATTTATGGCTTTGGCTTAGCCATAGCAGCCGCCGGAGCGATGCTGGTGACCCTTGGCTTTCGCCCGGTCCAGGCAGCTGTCCTCTGCTTAATTGCCAATATGGCGCCGACCGCTTGGAGTAGCATGACCTCGGGGACAATCTTTTTGTGGTCAAAGCCGAACTTCTTCGCATTTCTTCATCATCTGTTCCCGATATTTACGCTTTTTGTTTCGTTCTTTCTGATGGCAGTTTTTGTGTTTATGGAAAAGGGCAGGTTCAGGGATGTCTTCGACCTTTGGCCGGCTGCCCTTGTTGCCGGTTTTTCCCTCTCTCTGAGTCAATTCGCGCTGACCCAAGTCAATATGGGTGTTATTATCGATAGTAGGCTTCCCCGTATCGGTTCCGGCTTGATCAGTTTCGTCCTCACCGTGCTCTTTTTATATATTTGGAAACCGCAAAAAAATCCGCAATATGCAAGTGATTCTGGAGAAATACCTTCTTATTCGGCGACTGAAGTTGTCAGAGCCTGGCTGCCCTGGGGGATCTTGGGCATTGTCCTTTGTCTGTGGAGTTTACCCGGCGTGAAAGCATTCCTTGACGGTATTTTCAGCATCTCTTTGCCAATTCCCTTTCTCAATGACCGTGTGGTTCATGTTCCGCCGATAGGAGACGGTGTGAGTGCCATGCACGCAGTCTTTCCTCTTAATCTTCTTTCATCAATAGGTTCAGGAGTTATCCTTGCCGCCGTCCTGTCCGGCATTTTTATCTTACGCCTCAACGGCGGGCAATGGGCAGAGTCCCTTCGGCAAACCTGGGTCAGCTTAAAAATGCTCATCCTCTTTTTGGCCATAATGTTCGGTTCCAGTTATTTAGCTCGCTACTCAGGCCTTGATGCGATAAAGGGTCTGGCCTA
This genomic window from Desulfitobacterium chlororespirans DSM 11544 contains:
- a CDS encoding sulfite exporter TauE/SafE family protein, whose translation is MSLFFIDIVGVEVFWPGLIVLGLLIGFLTGLFGIGGGFLVTPCLKIIFGIPYPIAVGSSLAQILITGSVSAWKHWRNQKVDVLLGLIMAGGALVGTEIGVQLLDLLGTRSYLLVHSKELPALDLILNIIFFVLLAGVGFCTGKESFGSNAKEEVDLTLPHKIQCLKIPPLIALPQCGITSLSIWVPLILSVMVGVFTGLLGIGGGFINLPILIYILGVPTAIAVGSSSFQIFFASGYGAIRHMLQGNVELLLVAFFLMGSLVGVQLGVRAANLVGGRNIRRYYVLVISAGMLVVLGDLLSSVFL
- a CDS encoding L-lactate permease, which gives rise to MFFHNYNPLNNVALSTVVAVLPSIILLYLLVLHPHQNKEGDRVLGIRAPYAALVAALTAFVIAVFIIGMPVAQAGSAFFYGAAAGVFPLGWAFLALFFFYYTTQAGGGLQIFKDSLISLASDRRLQVLLIAFSFGAFIDGIYGFGLAIAAAGAMLVTLGFRPVQAAVLCLIANMAPTAWSSMTSGTIFLWSKPNFFAFLHHLFPIFTLFVSFFLMAVFVFMEKGRFRDVFDLWPAALVAGFSLSLSQFALTQVNMGVIIDSRLPRIGSGLISFVLTVLFLYIWKPQKNPQYASDSGEIPSYSATEVVRAWLPWGILGIVLCLWSLPGVKAFLDGIFSISLPIPFLNDRVVHVPPIGDGVSAMHAVFPLNLLSSIGSGVILAAVLSGIFILRLNGGQWAESLRQTWVSLKMLILFLAIMFGSSYLARYSGLDAIKGLAYTQTGSFYPFLASLFGAISSLIYGCVAASATCFNAVQERVVAAGQIFRSAFFYMMLLAVLQGLLFL